The Primulina huaijiensis isolate GDHJ02 chromosome 17, ASM1229523v2, whole genome shotgun sequence genome window below encodes:
- the LOC140962409 gene encoding transcription factor bHLH100-like, whose protein sequence is MLALSPPISNFGWFWEDPNTFENQENLCIQNPYQISSSINADRLHSPSSNYTVHPKKNDFSSFRDGFNEKGDANDTDKKLNHNACERDRRKKINSLYSTLRSLLPDEDQPKKLSIPATVSGVLKYIPELQKQLQRLSEKKEQLLSKISMQQDSLNIDFSTNERRKAVHTDVLSSSAVSSKRLNDGEIVFQFSTSKGEKGSFARAMLNLEEEGFLVLNASCFESSEGRVFNNMHLQGRGGSLGAGEERYLIQKMRLFN, encoded by the exons ATGCTAGCATTATCACCTCCGATTTCAAATTTTGGATGGTTTTGGGAAGATCCCAACACGTTtgaaaaccaagaaaacttgTGCATACAAAATCCATATCAAATTTCGAGCTCTATTAATGCCGATCGTCTCCATTCCCCTTCTTCCAATTATACTGTACATCCTAAGAAGAACGATTTCTCGAGTTTTCGTGACGGATTTAATGAAAAGGGTGACGCAAATGATACGGATAAGAAGCTCAACCATAATGCATGCGAACGAGATCGTCGTAAAAAGATTAATTCTTTGTATTCTACTCTTAGATCGTTGCTTCCAGATGAGGATCAACCA AAAAAATTAAGCATTCCTGCCACAGTTTCAGGAGTGTTAAAATACATTCCTGAGCTACAAAAACAATTGCAAAGACTCAGTGAGAAGAAGGAACAACTTCTGTCAAAGATTTCAATGCAACAAGATTCACTCAATATCGATTTTAGCACTAATGAACGGAGAAAAGCCGTGCACACGGACGTGTTGTCGTCGTCGGCAGTGTCCTCAAAAAGATTAAACGACGGAGAAATAGTTTTCCAGTTCTCGACGTCGAAAGGCGAAAAGGGTTCTTTTGCTAGAGCTATGTTGAATTTGGAGGAGGAAGGGTTTCTTGTGTTGAATGCATCTTGTTTTGAGTCTTCTGAAGGCAGAGTTTTCAACAACATGCATCTTCAG GGGCGAGGAGGAAGCCTGGGAGCCGGCGAAGAACGATATTTGATCCAAAAAATGAGGTTGTTTAATTAG
- the LOC140962482 gene encoding uncharacterized protein, giving the protein MELGSFQDNSQATFSLTDEDHTLANTLRFSLNQDPRVSFCGYSIPHPSDARVNIRVQTTGDSAREVLKDSCQDLMLMCGHVRSTFDQAITEFKNNRDLKSMKIEQ; this is encoded by the exons ATGGAGCTGGGGTCTTTCCAAGATAATTCACAAGCGACTTTTTCGTTGACTGATGAGGATCATACTCTAGCCAATACTCTGAGATTTAGTCTAAATCAAGA CCCCAGAGTTTCATTTTGTGGTTACAGCATTCCACACCCTTCTGATGCTCGTGTAAACATTAGAGTGCAAACAACCG GTGATTCGGCGCGAGAGGTACTCAAAGATTCTTGCCAGGATCTGATGCTAATGTGCGGACATGTTAGAAGCACCTTTGATCAGGCTATTACGGAGTTCAAGAATAACAGAGATCTTAAATCCATGAAAATCGAACAATAA